The Methyloterricola oryzae genome contains the following window.
CGGCAAGCGCGGCAAGCGCGAGAGGGATCAATCGCATGACAATTCCTCAACTATTCAATGTAGGCTGGGTGAGGTGCACGGGGTGCGAACCGTTCCGTCCGCGCCCCGCGACCCACCACCCTCTGCTCGCATCCGGGACGCGGCGCGTCGCCGGTATTCGTTCCCGCGCGGAGCACGGGAACCGTGGCATCAAAGGGAGAACACGAACACCGAGCCGCCCATCTGGGTGTAATGAGCCAGTTCCTTGAACGCGCCCACCGCGCCCAGACCCGCTGTGGGGTCCTTCAGGTCGAACACCAGACCCACACCCGGCCAGCCGCCCACGCCGCTGTAGATGGCGAGGTACTGCTTGCCGTTGTGCTCGTAGGTCATGGGGTGGCCGATGACGCCGGAAGGCAGTTGGAACTGCCACTTCAACTCGCCGGTGCGAGAGTCGCGGGCCTTGATGTAGCCATCCAGGGTGCCGTAGAAGACCAGGTTGCCCGCCGTGGCCAGGGTGCCGCCCCAGACCGCGAACTTCTCAGGCACTTCCCAGGCCATCTTGCCGGTAACCGAGTTCATGGCCTTCACCTGACCCAGGGTTCCTTTGGGTCCCGGATACATGTTCAGGGTCGCGCCCACGAAGAACTGGCCGGCCCGGTAGGGCAGCATGAAGGGTTCCCAGTCCATGCAGATGTGGTTCACCCCCATGAAGAAAAGCTTTTTGTCGGCGTCGTAGGACTCGATGCCCTGGTTGTGATAACCCATGGCCGAGGGGCAGATGCCCTTGGCTTCGTGATCCATGCGCGTGCTGAATTCCGGATCGCGAATGGGCAGACCGGTCTTCAGATCCACCTTCTTGACCCAGTTGACGGTGTCATCGATCTTGAAGGCGTTGACCATGGCGCCGGTCTCGCGGTTCAGGGTGTAGACCAGGCCGTTGCGGTCAGGGTGGGTCAACAGCGGCGTCATCTTGCCATCGACTTCCTGCTCGGACAGGCCCATGTAGTTGATGCCCGCGTAATCCCACTCGTCGTGCGGCGTCTTCTGGTAGCCGAACTTGGCCTTGCCGGTGTCGACGTCGCGGCCCCAGATGGTCATGGTCCACTTGTTGTCGCCGGGACGCATGGTCTCATTCC
Protein-coding sequences here:
- a CDS encoding methanol/ethanol family PQQ-dependent dehydrogenase; translation: MRISKLAVGVGGSVLAAGAMLAADGVSANADLDRLSKDDKNWVMQTKDYSATHFSKMTQINVDTVKNLKVAWTMSTGTLHGHEGAPLVVDGIMYIHTPFPNNVYAVDLNDTRKILWQYKPKQNPAARAVACCDVVNRGVAYVPAGDHGPAKIFLAQLDGNIVALNAKTGEEIWKMENSDIAMGSTLTGAPFVVKDKVLVGSAGAELGVRGYVTAYNIKDGKQEWRAYATGPDEDLLLDKNFNSNNPHYGQFGLGLQTWEGDAWKIGGGTNWGWYAYDPKLDMIYYGSGNPAPWNETMRPGDNKWTMTIWGRDVDTGKAKFGYQKTPHDEWDYAGINYMGLSEQEVDGKMTPLLTHPDRNGLVYTLNRETGAMVNAFKIDDTVNWVKKVDLKTGLPIRDPEFSTRMDHEAKGICPSAMGYHNQGIESYDADKKLFFMGVNHICMDWEPFMLPYRAGQFFVGATLNMYPGPKGTLGQVKAMNSVTGKMAWEVPEKFAVWGGTLATAGNLVFYGTLDGYIKARDSRTGELKWQFQLPSGVIGHPMTYEHNGKQYLAIYSGVGGWPGVGLVFDLKDPTAGLGAVGAFKELAHYTQMGGSVFVFSL